In one window of Megalopta genalis isolate 19385.01 chromosome 4, iyMegGena1_principal, whole genome shotgun sequence DNA:
- the LOC117222566 gene encoding uncharacterized protein LOC117222566 isoform X1 encodes MESMDARLVAQALNYHGQQLQKVWEGERNENELAMLNLKEPNFEIYQQRQKTLSFGDRGKRLKLQQFLAKKADALYDKSNLDKTVEPIKQELGDEEFYATMPGLDTYVTMEKSQRIRNFLESLVVGDVIYAQVMGKSAAGLLLKVLCNCSDCPRVVTDLGVKALILNTATVPAVDKKGVTRSYMANDLICVVVSEVNVEAERVVAVMNVPAREGQAPHPPMGLIHSDDLPEAYKKAMDNKGQSYEVMLENSTGFNNPNNIKYLSDLMGLGQENHSNLVGLRERFPPNEYASELRQAQASKWAFRSVAEGIDHFKAGRHTEAFQCLNKALTVDPRNVEGLVARGALYANSGSFKKAIDDFETALKLNQTHANARKYMAETLVALGRSYEDEKKYEDAQKAYENCLAIAPFHEEARNSIEYIKSKTLTSSLNPLDTFKSFEAENDVGENKKEKKKRKKERKSRSKKRQRWSSSSSSSSSGSSSSSSSESSSSSSSGSSRSASRSPSRKRKHKKDHRGSLSPLSKRMAQYNNPPAATTAAHDVIAPVSYTSNTRDKMDDYEIKVRKFLEQTKDDSDYEDKVRKFLEETARWKREREKEKKHSESEKMKKKKKKEKKGKDKEKEDKKSRKKKKKEERKKRKNKDKLERDLEALKKSSLPDLEQLESKLNAYYAKVEKETAVLKRYVAQYNDIPSPLSNAEKLAESSRREEELRRERERERDEASKAYHERESRIPMTAQQRKDFDLSEIQRKPLTDIFEQESQLIHPEPKLPTLDTAALNAKWKAAQAARQKDVMPQKWQDVPPEGKKMQANVDSEEDDDNELEEKLQRAALEKSMNIRKQMQRELAEKRAAQAQPMSAPTPPPLPKEPPIPKQAPVKYPTPQPQNKFQSYKDPSLSAPQTTPTKFSSSNNLGGKFQPIGQSGNSGGGHPPEPPRPPPPTKNQNQAKGPRTDSDSEAERQHRQTPKKRESTGRGGVTKRMSRDRPAKRSRSRSRSASSSGSSRSRSPRRSRSRSYSNRRSGSYERKYSRSPSGTYSRSRSRSRSRSYTRSRSRSRSGDRSYYRKRQFRPYNNRGTYYKPRFQSFNNPNHRGGGNNFQNRNRFYNNQHNNRFGNRRGGGFNNRGGGRGRGGNRGGRFFHGKQGFRDFRDRRDFRDRRAASRDRYSDRSYSPDPMRKVDEAKEKINKMLEGGDDVMEHQQGGGGSNVPPSKRQDGPLSEGEERDDDDYERWGEGEGGDTANKVG; translated from the exons GAAGGAGAACGCAACGAAAATGAGCTGGCCATGCTCAATCTCAAGGAACCTAATTTTGAGATTTACCAACAACGGCAGAAAACACTTAG TTTCGGTGATAGGGGCAAAAGGTTAAAGCTGCAACAATTCCTTGCAAAGAAGGCAGATGCCCTCTATGATAAGTCAAATTTGGACAAAACTGTTGAACCTATCAAGCAGGAATTGGGAGACGAAG AGTTTTACGCAACAATGCCCGGCCTTGACACTTATGTCACCATGGAAAAGTCACAACGTATACGGAACTTTTTGGag AGTTTGGTGGTTGGGGATGTTATATACGCGCAAGTGATGGGTAAAAGTGCTGCTGGGCTTCTTCTGAAGGTGCTCTGCAACTGCAGTGATTGCCCCAGGGTTGTTACTGATTTAGGAGTAAAG GCTCTGATATTGAACACGGCCACAGTGCCGGCGGTGGACAAGAAAGGTGTTACAAGAAGCTACATGGCAAATGATCTCATCTGCGTCGTAGTCAGTGAAGTTAACGTTGAAGCCGAGCGAGTCGTTGCAGTTATGAACGTACCCGCCCGCGAAGGGCAAGCCCCACACCCACCTATGGGACTTATCCATTCGGATGATCTTCCGGAAGCTTATAA GAAAGCGATGGACAACAAAGGACAATCGTACGAAGTGATGTTGGAGAATAGTACTGGCTTCAACAACCCCAACAACATAAAATATCTATCCGACTTGATGGGCCTCGGCCAAGAGAACCATTCCAATTTGGTTGGTTTGAG GGAGAGATTCCCACCTAATGAATATGCGTCTGAATTAAGGCAGGCGCAAGCCAGTAAGTGGGCGTTCCGAAGCGTGGCTGAAGGAATAGACCACTTCAAGGCCGGCCGTCACACAGAGGCTTTCCAATGCCTCAACAAAGCATTGACCGTAGACCCACGGAACGTCGAAGGATTGGTAGCCCGTGGAGCATT GTATGCGAATAGCGGCAGCTTCAAGAAAGCAATCGATGACTTCGAGActgcgttgaagctaaatcagactCATGCGAACGCTCGCAAGTACATGGCGGAGACTCTGGTTGCTCTTGGACGAAGTTACGAGGACGAGAAAAAGTACGAGGACGCGCAGAAAGCGTACGAGAACTGTCTAGCGATCGCTCCGTTCCACGAGGAGGCCAGGAATTCGATCGAGTACATAAAGTCGAAGACGTTGACCTCGTCTTTGAACCCATTGGATACGTTCAAAAGCTTCGAAGCAGAGAACGATGTCGGTGAGAAtaagaaagagaagaagaagcGTAAGAAGGAGAGGAAATCGCGATCGAAGAAAAGACAAAGGTGGAGCTCCAGCTCCAGCTCGTCGTCGAGCGGGTCCTCGAGCTCCTCTAGCTCGGAGTCCAgcagttcttcttcttctggaaGTTCCAGATCAGCGTCCAGATCGCCTAGTCGCAAGCGGAAACATAAGAAGGATCATCGTGGGTCATTGTCGCCTCTGAGTAAGCGCATGGCTCAGTACAATAATCCACCAGCAGCGACGACTGCAGCTCACGACGTGATAGCTCCTGTTTCTTACACGTCGAATACCCGCGACAAAATGGACGATTACGAGATCAAAGTGAGAAAGTTTCTCGAACAGACAAAGGACGACTCCGATTACGAAGATAAG GTAAGAAAGTTCTTGGAAGAGACCGCCAGATGGAAACGCGAAAGGGAGAAGGAAAAGAAACATTCGGAAAGcgagaaaatgaagaaaaagaagaagaaagagaagaaGGGGAAAGACAAAGAGAAAGAGGACAAGAAAAgtcgaaagaagaagaagaaggaggaaagAAAGAAGCGGAAGAACAAGGATAAGCTGGAACGGGACTTGGAGGCTCTGAAAAAGTCCTCGTTGCCAGACTTGGAACAACTCGAGTCGAAACTGAACGCGTACTACGCGAAGGTTGAGAAAGAAACCGCTGTCTTAAAAAG GTATGTAGCTCAGTATAATGACATACCTTCCCCTCTTAGCAACGCGGAGAAGCTCGCTGAGAGTTCGCGGAGGGAGGAGGAGCTGCGCAGAGAgagggaaagggagagagatGAGGCGTCGAAGGCGTATCACGAGCGCGAGTCTAGAATACCGATGACGGCACAGCAGCGTAAAG ACTTCGATCTTTCAGAGATTCAAAGGAAACCTCTCACCGATATATTCGAACAAGAGTCCCAGTTGATACACCCGGAGCCAAAGTTGCCTACACTTGACACAGCCGcactcaatgcaaagtggaaggctgcGCAGGCTGCTAG ACAAAAGGACGTGATGCCCCAGAAATGGCAAGACGTGCCTCCGGAGGGTAAAAAGATGCAGGCGAACGTGGACAGCGAAGAGGATGACGATAACGAGCTGGAGGAGAAGCTGCAGCGCGCCGCCCTGGAGAAGTCGATGAACATCCGCAAACAGATGCAACGAGAGCTAGCAGAGAAGAGGGCCGCGCAAGCTCAGCCGATGTCCGCGCCTACACCTCCGCCGTTGCCCAAAGAGCCGCCTATTCCGAAACAAGCTCCGGTGAAGTACCCGACACCTCAGCCACAAAACAAATTCCAATCGTACAAAGACCCGTCGTTATCCGCGCCGCAGACGACGCCCACGAAGTTCAGCTCGAGCAATAACTTGGGCGGCAAGTTCCAACCGATCGGCCAGAGCGGCAACAGCGGCGGCGGCCATCCGCCCGAACCACCTCGTCCGCCTCCGCCGACGAAAAATCAGAACCAAGCCAAAGGACCCAGAACGGACTCGGATAGCGAAGCGGAACGGCAGCATAGACAGACGCCTAAGAAACGAGAGTCGACCGGCAGAGGCGGCGTGACCAAGAGAATGAGCAGGGACCGTCCAGCGAAGCGTTCGCGCAGCAGATCGCGCAGTGCCTCCAGCTCTGGCTCGTCCAGATCTCGATCGCCCAGGAGAAGTCGATCACGATCGTACTCGAACAGAAGATCGGGTAGTTACGAACGAAAATACAGTCGATCGCCGTCGGGCACGTACAGCAGATCCCGGTCCAGGTCACGATCCAGATCGTACACGAGGAGTCGTAGTCGCAGCAGGTCCGGTGACAGAAGCTACTACCGCAAGAGACAGTTCCGGCCATACAACAATCGCGGCACTTACTACAAGCCCCGCTTCCAAAGCTTCAACAATCCGAACCATCGCGGCGGTGGCAACAATTTCCAGAACCGAAACCGGTTCTACAACAATCAGCATAACAATCGGTTCGGCAACAGGCGCGGCGGCGGGTTCAACAACCGCGGTGGCGGCAGGGGACGCGGCGGTAATCGTGGCGGCAGATTTTTCCACGGCAAACAGGGCTTCCGCGACTTCAGGGACAGGCGGGACTTCAGAGATCGGCGGGCCGCGTCGCGCGATCGTTACAGCGATCGCAGTTACTCGCCTGATCCGATGAGGAAGGTCGACGAGGCGAAAGAGAAGATAAACAAGATGCTCGAGGGCGGTGACGACGTGATGGAGCATCAACAGGGCGGCGGAGGATCCAACGTACCACCGAGCAAGAGGCAAGACGGACCTTTGAGCGAGGGAGAAGAGAGGGACGACGATGACTACGAGAGGTGGGGAGAGGGCGAGGGGGGCGACACAGCTAACAAGGTTGGTTAG
- the LOC117222566 gene encoding uncharacterized protein LOC117222566 isoform X4: protein MDNKGQSYEVMLENSTGFNNPNNIKYLSDLMGLGQENHSNLVGLRERFPPNEYASELRQAQASKWAFRSVAEGIDHFKAGRHTEAFQCLNKALTVDPRNVEGLVARGALYANSGSFKKAIDDFETALKLNQTHANARKYMAETLVALGRSYEDEKKYEDAQKAYENCLAIAPFHEEARNSIEYIKSKTLTSSLNPLDTFKSFEAENDVGENKKEKKKRKKERKSRSKKRQRWSSSSSSSSSGSSSSSSSESSSSSSSGSSRSASRSPSRKRKHKKDHRGSLSPLSKRMAQYNNPPAATTAAHDVIAPVSYTSNTRDKMDDYEIKVRKFLEQTKDDSDYEDKVRKFLEETARWKREREKEKKHSESEKMKKKKKKEKKGKDKEKEDKKSRKKKKKEERKKRKNKDKLERDLEALKKSSLPDLEQLESKLNAYYAKVEKETAVLKRYVAQYNDIPSPLSNAEKLAESSRREEELRRERERERDEASKAYHERESRIPMTAQQRKDFDLSEIQRKPLTDIFEQESQLIHPEPKLPTLDTAALNAKWKAAQAARQKDVMPQKWQDVPPEGKKMQANVDSEEDDDNELEEKLQRAALEKSMNIRKQMQRELAEKRAAQAQPMSAPTPPPLPKEPPIPKQAPVKYPTPQPQNKFQSYKDPSLSAPQTTPTKFSSSNNLGGKFQPIGQSGNSGGGHPPEPPRPPPPTKNQNQAKGPRTDSDSEAERQHRQTPKKRESTGRGGVTKRMSRDRPAKRSRSRSRSASSSGSSRSRSPRRSRSRSYSNRRSGSYERKYSRSPSGTYSRSRSRSRSRSYTRSRSRSRSGDRSYYRKRQFRPYNNRGTYYKPRFQSFNNPNHRGGGNNFQNRNRFYNNQHNNRFGNRRGGGFNNRGGGRGRGGNRGGRFFHGKQGFRDFRDRRDFRDRRAASRDRYSDRSYSPDPMRKVDEAKEKINKMLEGGDDVMEHQQGGGGSNVPPSKRQDGPLSEGEERDDDDYERWGEGEGGDTANKVG, encoded by the exons ATGGACAACAAAGGACAATCGTACGAAGTGATGTTGGAGAATAGTACTGGCTTCAACAACCCCAACAACATAAAATATCTATCCGACTTGATGGGCCTCGGCCAAGAGAACCATTCCAATTTGGTTGGTTTGAG GGAGAGATTCCCACCTAATGAATATGCGTCTGAATTAAGGCAGGCGCAAGCCAGTAAGTGGGCGTTCCGAAGCGTGGCTGAAGGAATAGACCACTTCAAGGCCGGCCGTCACACAGAGGCTTTCCAATGCCTCAACAAAGCATTGACCGTAGACCCACGGAACGTCGAAGGATTGGTAGCCCGTGGAGCATT GTATGCGAATAGCGGCAGCTTCAAGAAAGCAATCGATGACTTCGAGActgcgttgaagctaaatcagactCATGCGAACGCTCGCAAGTACATGGCGGAGACTCTGGTTGCTCTTGGACGAAGTTACGAGGACGAGAAAAAGTACGAGGACGCGCAGAAAGCGTACGAGAACTGTCTAGCGATCGCTCCGTTCCACGAGGAGGCCAGGAATTCGATCGAGTACATAAAGTCGAAGACGTTGACCTCGTCTTTGAACCCATTGGATACGTTCAAAAGCTTCGAAGCAGAGAACGATGTCGGTGAGAAtaagaaagagaagaagaagcGTAAGAAGGAGAGGAAATCGCGATCGAAGAAAAGACAAAGGTGGAGCTCCAGCTCCAGCTCGTCGTCGAGCGGGTCCTCGAGCTCCTCTAGCTCGGAGTCCAgcagttcttcttcttctggaaGTTCCAGATCAGCGTCCAGATCGCCTAGTCGCAAGCGGAAACATAAGAAGGATCATCGTGGGTCATTGTCGCCTCTGAGTAAGCGCATGGCTCAGTACAATAATCCACCAGCAGCGACGACTGCAGCTCACGACGTGATAGCTCCTGTTTCTTACACGTCGAATACCCGCGACAAAATGGACGATTACGAGATCAAAGTGAGAAAGTTTCTCGAACAGACAAAGGACGACTCCGATTACGAAGATAAG GTAAGAAAGTTCTTGGAAGAGACCGCCAGATGGAAACGCGAAAGGGAGAAGGAAAAGAAACATTCGGAAAGcgagaaaatgaagaaaaagaagaagaaagagaagaaGGGGAAAGACAAAGAGAAAGAGGACAAGAAAAgtcgaaagaagaagaagaaggaggaaagAAAGAAGCGGAAGAACAAGGATAAGCTGGAACGGGACTTGGAGGCTCTGAAAAAGTCCTCGTTGCCAGACTTGGAACAACTCGAGTCGAAACTGAACGCGTACTACGCGAAGGTTGAGAAAGAAACCGCTGTCTTAAAAAG GTATGTAGCTCAGTATAATGACATACCTTCCCCTCTTAGCAACGCGGAGAAGCTCGCTGAGAGTTCGCGGAGGGAGGAGGAGCTGCGCAGAGAgagggaaagggagagagatGAGGCGTCGAAGGCGTATCACGAGCGCGAGTCTAGAATACCGATGACGGCACAGCAGCGTAAAG ACTTCGATCTTTCAGAGATTCAAAGGAAACCTCTCACCGATATATTCGAACAAGAGTCCCAGTTGATACACCCGGAGCCAAAGTTGCCTACACTTGACACAGCCGcactcaatgcaaagtggaaggctgcGCAGGCTGCTAG ACAAAAGGACGTGATGCCCCAGAAATGGCAAGACGTGCCTCCGGAGGGTAAAAAGATGCAGGCGAACGTGGACAGCGAAGAGGATGACGATAACGAGCTGGAGGAGAAGCTGCAGCGCGCCGCCCTGGAGAAGTCGATGAACATCCGCAAACAGATGCAACGAGAGCTAGCAGAGAAGAGGGCCGCGCAAGCTCAGCCGATGTCCGCGCCTACACCTCCGCCGTTGCCCAAAGAGCCGCCTATTCCGAAACAAGCTCCGGTGAAGTACCCGACACCTCAGCCACAAAACAAATTCCAATCGTACAAAGACCCGTCGTTATCCGCGCCGCAGACGACGCCCACGAAGTTCAGCTCGAGCAATAACTTGGGCGGCAAGTTCCAACCGATCGGCCAGAGCGGCAACAGCGGCGGCGGCCATCCGCCCGAACCACCTCGTCCGCCTCCGCCGACGAAAAATCAGAACCAAGCCAAAGGACCCAGAACGGACTCGGATAGCGAAGCGGAACGGCAGCATAGACAGACGCCTAAGAAACGAGAGTCGACCGGCAGAGGCGGCGTGACCAAGAGAATGAGCAGGGACCGTCCAGCGAAGCGTTCGCGCAGCAGATCGCGCAGTGCCTCCAGCTCTGGCTCGTCCAGATCTCGATCGCCCAGGAGAAGTCGATCACGATCGTACTCGAACAGAAGATCGGGTAGTTACGAACGAAAATACAGTCGATCGCCGTCGGGCACGTACAGCAGATCCCGGTCCAGGTCACGATCCAGATCGTACACGAGGAGTCGTAGTCGCAGCAGGTCCGGTGACAGAAGCTACTACCGCAAGAGACAGTTCCGGCCATACAACAATCGCGGCACTTACTACAAGCCCCGCTTCCAAAGCTTCAACAATCCGAACCATCGCGGCGGTGGCAACAATTTCCAGAACCGAAACCGGTTCTACAACAATCAGCATAACAATCGGTTCGGCAACAGGCGCGGCGGCGGGTTCAACAACCGCGGTGGCGGCAGGGGACGCGGCGGTAATCGTGGCGGCAGATTTTTCCACGGCAAACAGGGCTTCCGCGACTTCAGGGACAGGCGGGACTTCAGAGATCGGCGGGCCGCGTCGCGCGATCGTTACAGCGATCGCAGTTACTCGCCTGATCCGATGAGGAAGGTCGACGAGGCGAAAGAGAAGATAAACAAGATGCTCGAGGGCGGTGACGACGTGATGGAGCATCAACAGGGCGGCGGAGGATCCAACGTACCACCGAGCAAGAGGCAAGACGGACCTTTGAGCGAGGGAGAAGAGAGGGACGACGATGACTACGAGAGGTGGGGAGAGGGCGAGGGGGGCGACACAGCTAACAAGGTTGGTTAG
- the LOC117222566 gene encoding uncharacterized protein LOC117222566 isoform X3, giving the protein MESMDARLVAQALNYHGQQLQKVWEGERNENELAMLNLKEPNFEIYQQRQKTLSFGDRGKRLKLQQFLAKKADALYDKSNLDKTVEPIKQELGDEEFYATMPGLDTYVTMEKSQRIRNFLESLVVGDVIYAQVMGKSAAGLLLKVLCNCSDCPRVVTDLGVKALILNTATVPAVDKKGVTRSYMANDLICVVVSEVNVEAERVVAVMNVPAREGQAPHPPMGLIHSDDLPEAYKKAMDNKGQSYEVMLENSTGFNNPNNIKYLSDLMGLGQENHSNLVGLRERFPPNEYASELRQAQASKWAFRSVAEGIDHFKAGRHTEAFQCLNKALTVDPRNVEGLVARGALYANSGSFKKAIDDFETALKLNQTHANARKYMAETLVALGRSYEDEKKYEDAQKAYENCLAIAPFHEEARNSIEYIKSKTLTSSLNPLDTFKSFEAENDVGENKKEKKKRKKERKSRSKKRQRWSSSSSSSSSGSSSSSSSESSSSSSSGSSRSASRSPSRKRKHKKDHRGSLSPLSKRMAQYNNPPAATTAAHDVIAPVSYTSNTRDKMDDYEIKVRKFLEQTKDDSDYEDKVRKFLEETARWKREREKEKKHSESEKMKKKKKKEKKGKDKEKEDKKSRKKKKKEERKKRKNKDKLERDLEALKKSSLPDLEQLESKLNAYYAKVEKETAVLKSNAEKLAESSRREEELRRERERERDEASKAYHERESRIPMTAQQRKDFDLSEIQRKPLTDIFEQESQLIHPEPKLPTLDTAALNAKWKAAQAARQKDVMPQKWQDVPPEGKKMQANVDSEEDDDNELEEKLQRAALEKSMNIRKQMQRELAEKRAAQAQPMSAPTPPPLPKEPPIPKQAPVKYPTPQPQNKFQSYKDPSLSAPQTTPTKFSSSNNLGGKFQPIGQSGNSGGGHPPEPPRPPPPTKNQNQAKGPRTDSDSEAERQHRQTPKKRESTGRGGVTKRMSRDRPAKRSRSRSRSASSSGSSRSRSPRRSRSRSYSNRRSGSYERKYSRSPSGTYSRSRSRSRSRSYTRSRSRSRSGDRSYYRKRQFRPYNNRGTYYKPRFQSFNNPNHRGGGNNFQNRNRFYNNQHNNRFGNRRGGGFNNRGGGRGRGGNRGGRFFHGKQGFRDFRDRRDFRDRRAASRDRYSDRSYSPDPMRKVDEAKEKINKMLEGGDDVMEHQQGGGGSNVPPSKRQDGPLSEGEERDDDDYERWGEGEGGDTANKVG; this is encoded by the exons GAAGGAGAACGCAACGAAAATGAGCTGGCCATGCTCAATCTCAAGGAACCTAATTTTGAGATTTACCAACAACGGCAGAAAACACTTAG TTTCGGTGATAGGGGCAAAAGGTTAAAGCTGCAACAATTCCTTGCAAAGAAGGCAGATGCCCTCTATGATAAGTCAAATTTGGACAAAACTGTTGAACCTATCAAGCAGGAATTGGGAGACGAAG AGTTTTACGCAACAATGCCCGGCCTTGACACTTATGTCACCATGGAAAAGTCACAACGTATACGGAACTTTTTGGag AGTTTGGTGGTTGGGGATGTTATATACGCGCAAGTGATGGGTAAAAGTGCTGCTGGGCTTCTTCTGAAGGTGCTCTGCAACTGCAGTGATTGCCCCAGGGTTGTTACTGATTTAGGAGTAAAG GCTCTGATATTGAACACGGCCACAGTGCCGGCGGTGGACAAGAAAGGTGTTACAAGAAGCTACATGGCAAATGATCTCATCTGCGTCGTAGTCAGTGAAGTTAACGTTGAAGCCGAGCGAGTCGTTGCAGTTATGAACGTACCCGCCCGCGAAGGGCAAGCCCCACACCCACCTATGGGACTTATCCATTCGGATGATCTTCCGGAAGCTTATAA GAAAGCGATGGACAACAAAGGACAATCGTACGAAGTGATGTTGGAGAATAGTACTGGCTTCAACAACCCCAACAACATAAAATATCTATCCGACTTGATGGGCCTCGGCCAAGAGAACCATTCCAATTTGGTTGGTTTGAG GGAGAGATTCCCACCTAATGAATATGCGTCTGAATTAAGGCAGGCGCAAGCCAGTAAGTGGGCGTTCCGAAGCGTGGCTGAAGGAATAGACCACTTCAAGGCCGGCCGTCACACAGAGGCTTTCCAATGCCTCAACAAAGCATTGACCGTAGACCCACGGAACGTCGAAGGATTGGTAGCCCGTGGAGCATT GTATGCGAATAGCGGCAGCTTCAAGAAAGCAATCGATGACTTCGAGActgcgttgaagctaaatcagactCATGCGAACGCTCGCAAGTACATGGCGGAGACTCTGGTTGCTCTTGGACGAAGTTACGAGGACGAGAAAAAGTACGAGGACGCGCAGAAAGCGTACGAGAACTGTCTAGCGATCGCTCCGTTCCACGAGGAGGCCAGGAATTCGATCGAGTACATAAAGTCGAAGACGTTGACCTCGTCTTTGAACCCATTGGATACGTTCAAAAGCTTCGAAGCAGAGAACGATGTCGGTGAGAAtaagaaagagaagaagaagcGTAAGAAGGAGAGGAAATCGCGATCGAAGAAAAGACAAAGGTGGAGCTCCAGCTCCAGCTCGTCGTCGAGCGGGTCCTCGAGCTCCTCTAGCTCGGAGTCCAgcagttcttcttcttctggaaGTTCCAGATCAGCGTCCAGATCGCCTAGTCGCAAGCGGAAACATAAGAAGGATCATCGTGGGTCATTGTCGCCTCTGAGTAAGCGCATGGCTCAGTACAATAATCCACCAGCAGCGACGACTGCAGCTCACGACGTGATAGCTCCTGTTTCTTACACGTCGAATACCCGCGACAAAATGGACGATTACGAGATCAAAGTGAGAAAGTTTCTCGAACAGACAAAGGACGACTCCGATTACGAAGATAAG GTAAGAAAGTTCTTGGAAGAGACCGCCAGATGGAAACGCGAAAGGGAGAAGGAAAAGAAACATTCGGAAAGcgagaaaatgaagaaaaagaagaagaaagagaagaaGGGGAAAGACAAAGAGAAAGAGGACAAGAAAAgtcgaaagaagaagaagaaggaggaaagAAAGAAGCGGAAGAACAAGGATAAGCTGGAACGGGACTTGGAGGCTCTGAAAAAGTCCTCGTTGCCAGACTTGGAACAACTCGAGTCGAAACTGAACGCGTACTACGCGAAGGTTGAGAAAGAAACCGCTGTCTTAAAAAG CAACGCGGAGAAGCTCGCTGAGAGTTCGCGGAGGGAGGAGGAGCTGCGCAGAGAgagggaaagggagagagatGAGGCGTCGAAGGCGTATCACGAGCGCGAGTCTAGAATACCGATGACGGCACAGCAGCGTAAAG ACTTCGATCTTTCAGAGATTCAAAGGAAACCTCTCACCGATATATTCGAACAAGAGTCCCAGTTGATACACCCGGAGCCAAAGTTGCCTACACTTGACACAGCCGcactcaatgcaaagtggaaggctgcGCAGGCTGCTAG ACAAAAGGACGTGATGCCCCAGAAATGGCAAGACGTGCCTCCGGAGGGTAAAAAGATGCAGGCGAACGTGGACAGCGAAGAGGATGACGATAACGAGCTGGAGGAGAAGCTGCAGCGCGCCGCCCTGGAGAAGTCGATGAACATCCGCAAACAGATGCAACGAGAGCTAGCAGAGAAGAGGGCCGCGCAAGCTCAGCCGATGTCCGCGCCTACACCTCCGCCGTTGCCCAAAGAGCCGCCTATTCCGAAACAAGCTCCGGTGAAGTACCCGACACCTCAGCCACAAAACAAATTCCAATCGTACAAAGACCCGTCGTTATCCGCGCCGCAGACGACGCCCACGAAGTTCAGCTCGAGCAATAACTTGGGCGGCAAGTTCCAACCGATCGGCCAGAGCGGCAACAGCGGCGGCGGCCATCCGCCCGAACCACCTCGTCCGCCTCCGCCGACGAAAAATCAGAACCAAGCCAAAGGACCCAGAACGGACTCGGATAGCGAAGCGGAACGGCAGCATAGACAGACGCCTAAGAAACGAGAGTCGACCGGCAGAGGCGGCGTGACCAAGAGAATGAGCAGGGACCGTCCAGCGAAGCGTTCGCGCAGCAGATCGCGCAGTGCCTCCAGCTCTGGCTCGTCCAGATCTCGATCGCCCAGGAGAAGTCGATCACGATCGTACTCGAACAGAAGATCGGGTAGTTACGAACGAAAATACAGTCGATCGCCGTCGGGCACGTACAGCAGATCCCGGTCCAGGTCACGATCCAGATCGTACACGAGGAGTCGTAGTCGCAGCAGGTCCGGTGACAGAAGCTACTACCGCAAGAGACAGTTCCGGCCATACAACAATCGCGGCACTTACTACAAGCCCCGCTTCCAAAGCTTCAACAATCCGAACCATCGCGGCGGTGGCAACAATTTCCAGAACCGAAACCGGTTCTACAACAATCAGCATAACAATCGGTTCGGCAACAGGCGCGGCGGCGGGTTCAACAACCGCGGTGGCGGCAGGGGACGCGGCGGTAATCGTGGCGGCAGATTTTTCCACGGCAAACAGGGCTTCCGCGACTTCAGGGACAGGCGGGACTTCAGAGATCGGCGGGCCGCGTCGCGCGATCGTTACAGCGATCGCAGTTACTCGCCTGATCCGATGAGGAAGGTCGACGAGGCGAAAGAGAAGATAAACAAGATGCTCGAGGGCGGTGACGACGTGATGGAGCATCAACAGGGCGGCGGAGGATCCAACGTACCACCGAGCAAGAGGCAAGACGGACCTTTGAGCGAGGGAGAAGAGAGGGACGACGATGACTACGAGAGGTGGGGAGAGGGCGAGGGGGGCGACACAGCTAACAAGGTTGGTTAG